One window of Pseudomonas sp. ML2-2023-3 genomic DNA carries:
- a CDS encoding DUF4010 domain-containing protein: protein MSAGIGLTGAAAALGIGLLIGLERERHKGQGETRACAGLRTFAITALLGHVAMQVGGGLLVGIVAIVLGLLVTMAYWRSLSDDPGVTSEVALLTVLVLGALCGTSPELAIAVGVVLAGLLTYREKLHHFARSQLTDAELGDGLILLTAALVVLPFAPDRFIGPYAAINPRTICSLTVLLMAVGAVGHIAVRTLGARYGYAISAIASGFASSTMTIAAMGHLVARQPDNIKVLSAAAILSNMATVTQVGLILGAVDPGLLRHMWGPLMCGAVATALYGLCLMFPRSASEANQQIKVGGAFNLKLALIVTLTMTGIAFFSSLMLSHFGQVGVMLTATLSGFADAHASTASIATLAKSGQISFDAIVAPVLIAISSNSISKCVVAWVSGGRRFAAYVAPGQALLTLAIWAGMWIS from the coding sequence ATGAGCGCAGGCATTGGGCTGACAGGCGCAGCTGCAGCGCTGGGGATTGGCCTGCTCATCGGTCTTGAACGCGAACGGCACAAGGGGCAGGGCGAGACCCGCGCTTGTGCCGGTTTACGGACCTTCGCCATTACGGCGTTGCTGGGGCATGTGGCGATGCAAGTCGGCGGCGGTTTGCTGGTGGGCATCGTGGCCATCGTTCTGGGATTGCTCGTCACCATGGCGTATTGGCGAAGCCTAAGCGACGACCCCGGGGTAACCAGCGAAGTGGCGTTGTTGACGGTGCTGGTGCTGGGAGCTCTATGCGGCACAAGCCCCGAGCTGGCGATTGCTGTCGGCGTGGTGCTGGCAGGTCTGCTGACTTATCGAGAGAAGCTGCATCACTTTGCCCGCAGCCAATTGACTGATGCGGAGTTAGGCGACGGCCTTATTCTCCTGACAGCTGCGCTGGTCGTGCTGCCCTTCGCACCGGACCGCTTTATCGGTCCCTACGCGGCCATCAATCCGCGCACCATTTGCAGCCTAACTGTATTGCTGATGGCAGTGGGAGCGGTTGGGCATATTGCGGTTAGGACCCTGGGGGCCCGGTACGGATACGCGATCAGCGCCATTGCCTCCGGATTCGCCTCCAGCACTATGACGATCGCCGCGATGGGGCATCTCGTCGCCCGGCAGCCCGACAATATCAAGGTCCTGAGTGCGGCCGCGATCCTGTCCAACATGGCCACCGTTACACAGGTAGGCCTGATACTGGGGGCGGTTGACCCCGGTTTGCTGCGCCATATGTGGGGGCCATTGATGTGCGGAGCCGTCGCTACGGCGTTGTATGGGCTATGCCTTATGTTTCCCAGGTCAGCAAGCGAGGCTAACCAGCAGATCAAAGTCGGCGGGGCGTTCAACCTCAAGCTGGCCCTGATCGTCACGTTGACCATGACCGGCATCGCCTTTTTTTCCTCCTTGATGCTCAGCCATTTCGGCCAGGTAGGCGTGATGCTGACGGCCACCCTCAGCGGCTTTGCCGATGCACATGCCTCCACGGCATCGATCGCCACGCTGGCCAAGTCCGGGCAGATTTCGTTTGATGCCATTGTCGCTCCAGTGCTGATTGCTATCAGCAGCAACTCCATCAGTAAATGCGTGGTGGCGTGGGTCAGCGGCGGGCGCCGCTTCGCCGCTTATGTGGCTCCTGGCCAAGCGTTGCTGACACTAGCGATATGGGCAGGCATGTGGATTTCCTGA
- a CDS encoding universal stress protein → MSDQQRFMLVVSPLMKNSPAFDRAAALAKASDAALHIVAFDYLEGLATAGMVNEQALEQMQLGYVERHRQWLEDQARPMRKIGVHVTTEVVWVERPFKEILIHLKEQPMDVLIKALEHESLLSRLIFTPLNIHLLRECPVPLHFVSHLHNVLPRKIVAAVDPFHSDDQYKDFNDRILREACKLASTCNAELDVIYAHDLSRISADEFGFSNGSAFFSSAKANALFDAQADAFRELSERNGIPPERQHMIMGNPAKVLSSYAQAYDIDVIVMGRIGHHGMEQLIGSTVEHLLYKLPCSVWVLSPEKI, encoded by the coding sequence ATGTCCGATCAACAACGCTTCATGCTGGTCGTCTCACCGCTGATGAAAAACAGCCCAGCCTTCGATCGGGCTGCTGCCTTGGCTAAGGCTTCAGATGCTGCCCTGCACATAGTGGCGTTCGATTATCTTGAAGGGCTGGCGACTGCCGGAATGGTCAACGAACAGGCGCTGGAACAGATGCAACTGGGCTATGTCGAGCGCCATCGTCAGTGGCTCGAAGACCAGGCCCGCCCCATGCGCAAGATCGGCGTGCACGTCACCACGGAGGTCGTCTGGGTCGAACGCCCATTTAAGGAGATCCTCATTCACCTCAAAGAACAGCCGATGGACGTTTTGATCAAGGCCCTGGAGCACGAATCGCTGCTGTCACGCTTGATATTTACGCCGTTGAATATCCACCTGCTACGTGAGTGCCCAGTGCCACTGCACTTTGTCAGTCACTTGCACAACGTTTTGCCACGCAAGATCGTCGCAGCCGTTGACCCGTTTCATTCTGATGACCAATACAAGGACTTCAACGACAGAATTCTGCGTGAGGCCTGTAAACTGGCGAGCACCTGTAATGCAGAGCTGGATGTGATCTACGCCCATGACCTTTCCAGGATCAGCGCGGACGAGTTCGGTTTCAGTAATGGCTCGGCGTTTTTCTCCTCGGCAAAAGCCAATGCATTGTTCGATGCGCAGGCTGATGCGTTTCGTGAGCTATCTGAACGCAATGGTATCCCGCCGGAACGCCAGCACATGATCATGGGCAATCCCGCCAAAGTGCTGTCCAGCTATGCCCAGGCCTATGACATTGATGTGATTGTCATGGGACGAATTGGTCACCACGGCATGGAACAGTTGATTGGCAGTACGGTGGAACATCTGCTGTACAAGTTGCCCTGCAGCGTGTGGGTGCTTTCCCCAGAAAAAATCTGA